A single window of Hyphomicrobiales bacterium DNA harbors:
- a CDS encoding Nicotinamidase-related amidase, with the protein MTPSIFSPAADTAVFIPGGSDDDPSLRDSWRQAAGEYDWLIVDLHDVTAPGGPWRGAATPGQPSGCRVLPDMDPRRFTIYSDAAGIYLVSCIDLLLRSHGVRRLLFIGTPNASLRQTLDSFAALQGYAIDYRDTPPAPTPRERCDTDMRQPMILPDLAARVSPRHAALVLIDVQNDFCADEGATGRSGQPVTMIKSAVGRIRALLSAARDAGVFVVHVRAEYGAPFRSVSSPYRFPIDGGREPAVWTASAADLSQAERFSNASVEVCLPGSWGAEFIDGIEPLPNEAVITKHRFGAFADTGLDRLLRSRGISSLIVAGVTTNCCVETTAREAVMRDFHLVVAEDCVAVKDHLVDLHRASLESLGLYFGLVRPSPVIMAQWTDAKAERGNVRSPA; encoded by the coding sequence ATGACGCCTTCCATCTTTTCCCCCGCAGCTGACACGGCCGTCTTCATTCCGGGTGGATCGGACGACGATCCGTCCCTGCGCGACAGCTGGCGACAGGCAGCGGGGGAATATGACTGGCTCATCGTGGACTTGCATGATGTGACCGCGCCGGGCGGCCCCTGGCGCGGCGCGGCGACCCCAGGGCAGCCTTCTGGCTGCAGGGTATTGCCAGACATGGATCCCCGCCGCTTTACGATCTACAGCGACGCGGCGGGCATCTATCTCGTTTCCTGCATCGATCTGCTCCTGCGGTCGCATGGGGTGCGCCGGCTGCTTTTCATAGGAACCCCGAACGCGAGCTTGCGTCAGACACTCGATAGCTTCGCGGCCCTTCAAGGCTACGCCATAGACTATCGGGACACCCCGCCCGCTCCCACGCCACGAGAGCGGTGCGATACAGATATGCGGCAGCCTATGATCCTTCCCGATCTGGCGGCACGAGTGTCTCCACGCCACGCTGCGCTGGTCCTGATCGACGTGCAAAATGATTTCTGCGCGGACGAAGGGGCAACCGGACGCAGCGGCCAGCCTGTCACCATGATCAAGAGCGCGGTCGGACGCATTCGTGCCCTGCTGTCGGCCGCCAGAGATGCGGGTGTCTTTGTCGTTCATGTCCGTGCCGAATACGGTGCGCCCTTCAGATCCGTGAGTTCGCCTTATCGCTTTCCGATCGATGGCGGGCGGGAACCGGCCGTCTGGACGGCCTCGGCCGCAGATCTGTCGCAAGCGGAGCGCTTTTCGAACGCATCGGTGGAGGTCTGTCTCCCCGGAAGCTGGGGCGCTGAGTTCATTGACGGAATCGAGCCTTTGCCTAACGAGGCCGTCATCACCAAGCATCGCTTCGGCGCTTTTGCCGATACGGGCCTCGACCGCCTGCTGCGGTCGCGAGGGATCTCGAGTTTGATCGTGGCCGGTGTCACCACAAACTGCTGTGTGGAGACAACCGCACGCGAAGCGGTTATGCGGGACTTTCACTTGGTCGTCGCAGAGGATTGTGTGGCGGTGAAGGATCACCTTGTCGATCTTCATCGGGCAAGCCTCGAGTCACTCGGGCTGTATTTCGGCCTGGTCCGGCCATCGCCCGTCATCATGGCCCAGTGGACTGATGCAAAAGCCGAACGCGGTAATGTCCGTTCGCCGGCGTGA
- a CDS encoding putative spermidine/putrescine transport system permease protein (Evidence 3 : Putative function from multiple computational evidences), whose translation MSSVLASKPISNVTPPLRRVRRVDSSTYLTLPACIVIAAALLIPLANVLLLSLNRSQPGVIELSSNFTFANYTRFFWSPFYLRVLGKTVYIAAMTTALCTGFGAILAMAIWRAAPHLRGLIVIVVISPLLVSIVTRTFGWMIVLGDNGLINSTLMSLGLIKEPLRLMFTDGAVIVGLLHVFLPLMVLPILTALDRIDPNVPQAANTLGASRFTTATQVVLPLAAPGLVSGITIVFSLSMSSYITPALMGGPDSGMITTLIYQQFVVTFNWQFGATLVAILLAVSLILVAMMLFEFARRTRKWMVR comes from the coding sequence ATGTCATCCGTCCTGGCCAGTAAGCCTATATCAAATGTAACGCCACCTCTGCGACGGGTTCGCCGGGTGGACAGCTCCACCTATCTCACGTTGCCGGCCTGCATCGTCATCGCCGCGGCTCTGCTCATTCCGCTGGCCAACGTGCTCCTGCTCAGCCTGAATCGATCGCAACCCGGCGTTATCGAACTCAGCAGCAATTTCACGTTCGCCAATTACACCCGCTTTTTCTGGTCACCCTTTTACCTCAGGGTGTTGGGCAAGACGGTCTACATCGCCGCGATGACGACCGCGCTGTGTACCGGATTCGGTGCTATCCTCGCGATGGCCATCTGGCGGGCCGCGCCACATCTGCGCGGATTGATCGTGATCGTCGTCATCTCGCCGCTCCTCGTGAGCATCGTGACGCGGACATTCGGCTGGATGATCGTTCTCGGCGACAACGGGCTCATCAATTCGACATTGATGTCGCTCGGCCTGATCAAGGAACCGCTACGGCTGATGTTCACCGATGGCGCTGTCATCGTCGGCTTGCTGCACGTCTTCCTGCCATTGATGGTGCTGCCAATTCTCACCGCCCTCGACCGCATCGATCCGAATGTCCCGCAGGCGGCCAACACGCTGGGGGCCAGCCGCTTCACGACGGCAACTCAGGTCGTGTTGCCGCTCGCGGCGCCAGGCCTTGTGAGCGGCATCACGATTGTCTTCAGCCTGTCGATGTCGTCGTATATTACGCCGGCGCTTATGGGCGGGCCGGATTCCGGCATGATAACCACGCTGATCTATCAGCAGTTCGTCGTCACCTTCAACTGGCAGTTCGGAGCCACGTTGGTTGCCATCCTGCTGGCGGTATCGCTCATCCTGGTGGCCATGATGCTTTTTGAATTCGCGCGGCGGACGCGTAAGTGGATGGTGCGCTGA
- a CDS encoding putative spermidine/putrescine transport system permease protein (Evidence 3 : Putative function from multiple computational evidences) — MTDTLQGYSFRIITWALYIFLLAPLVCVVIVSFNYEPVQSFPPSAWSLRWYGEALRNSNFVNGAFVSAWVALGATLIATPIGVAAAIGLWSSSSRFKPALEALFIAPIIVPGLVTGISLLVALSAVEVRAAPIKLLIGHVLIVLPYVIRTTLASLAQINPSLKEAAETLGASYRRTLIEIILPLIRPGIVAGMIFGFILSFDDVNVSLFLVDARTTTLPISVMSYLQYSFDPSVAAISSLMIGLTFVITLVLERMFGLKRLFAGH; from the coding sequence ATGACGGATACATTGCAGGGCTACAGCTTCCGCATTATCACCTGGGCACTCTATATTTTCCTGCTCGCACCGCTCGTCTGTGTGGTCATCGTCTCATTCAATTATGAGCCGGTGCAGAGTTTCCCACCATCGGCCTGGTCACTGCGCTGGTATGGCGAGGCGCTGCGGAACAGTAATTTCGTCAACGGCGCCTTCGTGAGCGCATGGGTGGCGCTCGGCGCGACGCTGATTGCCACGCCGATCGGCGTGGCTGCAGCGATCGGGCTCTGGAGCAGTTCCTCGCGCTTCAAGCCCGCACTCGAGGCGCTCTTCATCGCTCCGATCATCGTGCCGGGCCTGGTGACGGGCATCTCCCTGCTCGTCGCCCTCTCGGCAGTGGAAGTCCGCGCGGCGCCGATCAAGCTTCTCATAGGACATGTTCTCATCGTCCTGCCCTATGTCATCCGGACGACGCTCGCGAGCCTCGCCCAGATCAATCCCTCGCTCAAAGAAGCCGCGGAAACGCTGGGTGCGAGCTATCGTCGGACATTGATAGAGATTATCCTGCCACTCATCCGGCCAGGAATTGTTGCGGGCATGATCTTCGGCTTCATCCTCTCCTTCGATGATGTCAACGTTTCACTGTTTCTAGTCGACGCGCGGACGACAACACTTCCGATTTCCGTCATGTCGTATCTGCAATACAGTTTCGATCCCTCGGTCGCGGCCATTTCATCGCTCATGATCGGGCTTACCTTCGTAATCACTCTTGTGCTCGAACGCATGTTCGGCCTCAAACGGCTCTTTGCGGGACACTGA
- the potA gene encoding Spermidine/putrescine import ATP-binding protein PotA, with protein sequence MAQVALKNIVARYGSFLAVDHVSLTIESGQFVTLLGPSGCGKSSTLRIVAGLLQPDEGVVEFNGRDVTTVSSAKRNIGMVFQSLALFPHMTVTQNVAFGLRMKKTPQSDIEKQVRRMLEIVRLDHLADRYPAQMSGGQQQRVALARALAITPSILILDEPFGALDRKLREAMQVELHALTRQLGITALFVTHDQEEALMLSDSIAVMNKGHVEQFGSPTDIYRAPKTQFVADFMGMTNFLPGEVVDSDASSAKVRVGSAVFSTAVRDKVTPGEAVKLAIRPEKVRIGPISGASSSCLEGNIRQVTYHGNASRYVVDLPEGGSIIALQQHPEAADLSVGSNVQAHWRPEDIHIFREQG encoded by the coding sequence ATGGCGCAGGTCGCACTCAAGAACATCGTTGCGCGCTACGGCAGCTTCCTGGCGGTCGATCATGTGTCGCTCACCATCGAATCCGGCCAGTTCGTCACGCTCCTCGGGCCGAGCGGCTGCGGCAAGAGCAGCACCCTGCGCATCGTGGCTGGCCTTCTCCAGCCGGACGAAGGCGTCGTTGAGTTCAACGGACGCGACGTCACGACGGTGAGCTCGGCCAAGCGTAACATCGGCATGGTGTTCCAGAGCCTGGCGCTGTTTCCGCATATGACGGTCACGCAAAACGTCGCGTTCGGCCTCCGTATGAAGAAAACGCCCCAGTCGGACATCGAGAAGCAGGTCCGGCGGATGCTGGAGATTGTCCGGCTCGATCATCTGGCTGATCGCTATCCGGCGCAAATGTCCGGAGGGCAACAGCAGCGTGTCGCCCTCGCTCGGGCGCTCGCCATCACGCCAAGCATCCTCATTCTGGACGAGCCCTTCGGCGCCTTGGATCGCAAGCTCCGTGAGGCGATGCAGGTCGAGCTGCATGCGCTCACCCGCCAGCTTGGCATCACAGCGCTTTTCGTGACGCATGATCAGGAAGAAGCCCTGATGCTCAGCGATTCCATCGCTGTCATGAACAAGGGGCATGTCGAGCAGTTCGGCTCGCCCACGGATATCTACCGCGCACCGAAGACCCAGTTCGTCGCCGACTTCATGGGCATGACCAATTTTCTCCCGGGCGAAGTGGTGGATTCGGATGCAAGCTCAGCCAAGGTCCGCGTTGGATCGGCGGTATTCTCCACGGCAGTAAGGGACAAAGTCACGCCTGGCGAGGCCGTAAAGCTGGCGATACGGCCGGAGAAGGTCAGGATCGGACCGATCTCCGGTGCGAGCAGTTCTTGCCTCGAGGGCAATATTCGACAGGTCACCTATCACGGCAATGCGTCCCGGTATGTGGTGGACCTGCCAGAAGGTGGCTCCATCATCGCCCTTCAACAGCACCCTGAAGCTGCCGACCTCTCGGTTGGAAGCAACGTCCAGGCGCATTGGCGGCCCGAGGACATCCATATCTTCCGCGAGCAAGGATAG
- a CDS encoding XRE family transcriptional regulator has translation MAATTASEVAAQLLPQIGDRIRTIRTAKRMTLQMLSDRADLTPSMLSLVERGRTIPSIGSLIAISHALGVTVGDLISEEQRAANDVVVRSGDVAAVETSQRLLRRVLRDDALNGALISTTHYRPNTSSSPIPRAHAGYEHGFILSGGLTVELEGTAYILGEGDLISYDSNRPHRIWNHTKRDAVALWINFGHGGAAV, from the coding sequence GCCCAGCTTCTTCCCCAGATCGGGGATCGAATTCGTACCATCCGTACGGCAAAACGGATGACATTACAAATGCTTAGCGATAGAGCGGATCTGACGCCATCGATGCTGAGCCTGGTTGAGCGTGGTCGAACGATTCCATCGATCGGCTCACTGATTGCCATCAGTCACGCGCTTGGGGTCACTGTCGGTGATCTGATCTCCGAAGAACAGAGAGCCGCCAATGATGTCGTCGTGCGGTCTGGCGACGTTGCGGCGGTCGAGACATCGCAGAGGCTTCTGCGACGGGTACTACGGGACGATGCGCTCAACGGAGCCTTGATTTCGACCACCCATTATCGCCCAAATACAAGCAGTTCGCCGATACCCCGGGCTCATGCCGGCTACGAACATGGCTTTATCCTGAGCGGTGGTCTTACCGTGGAGCTCGAGGGTACTGCCTATATACTGGGCGAAGGGGATCTGATCTCCTACGATTCCAATCGGCCGCATCGAATATGGAACCACACGAAGAGAGATGCGGTGGCCCTATGGATCAATTTTGGCCATGGCGGCGCAGCGGTATAA